A stretch of DNA from Hirundo rustica isolate bHirRus1 chromosome 1, bHirRus1.pri.v3, whole genome shotgun sequence:
GAATTCATCTGTAGAGGCACTTTGATCACACGACGCTCCTGCCGTTGGCGGACACAAACTCCTTCCTCTATTCCGCAGCTGTAGATCCAGCAGAGTGAACAAATATGTCGccaatatttaaatttaataagcTGTTATACACGTACATTTAAATCTCTGAAAGCTGTCAAATATCTGTAAATCTTAAACTGTAGAAAAATAAGCGTTTTCCTCTGGAGATCAAATACTGAAGCAGGGAGAATGGAGTAAAGGCTAGCGATCCTTCAAggtgaaatgcagaaagaaaataatagttgCTAAATAGCGTAAACTTCTAAGTTGATTCATAAAATTTTCTCGACGAACTAAAcatatcctaaaaaaaaaaaaaaaaaaaaaacaaaaacaaaaaacaaaacaaaaaaaaaaccaccgaCCAACCCTCCCGAAAACGctatgttaaaaacaaaaacaaaaacaaaaacaaaacaaaaaaaggtttcGGAAGTTTTGGTCAATATTCTAGGCAAAATATGCTCAACAGATGATAGTGGAGATGCAGCCAGAAAACAACTCCAGCTATTTAAACTGCCAAATGAGACATAAAGCTGCATTGTAAAAATCATCTGGAAAACAGGTTTTCCTATTGAAGTCGCTATGTGTTAATTACTGTGATCTGGAAGAGCTTGTATCTAAACGCCTGGAAGCCGACTTTCACCCCGCATATGTAAATGAAGAAAGTGCTGAATCTAAGCCAGAGGGTTCATGTTCGGATTCATTTCCGTGCATGCCTAGACATTAATATGTGTTCATGTAGGGTTCGTACAGTACGAGGTGTTATTTCCTTATAAAGAAACACCAGGTCTCGCTTTCCATTCTCCTTACAAAATTATTCACATTATTTATGCTACATTGAGCGATCTAATTTCTTCGTGATAGTCAGCTAATTGCTCTGGCAGGTAATTAGAAGCGGTTTACAACGCAAAGGGCTTTTGCGGTGGCCTTCGGATTATTAAGTTGCTCTGTAAATTATACCATATTTTCCGaagagagggagggggaaggggcttTTGAGAAGTTCTTCTGCTACGATCAGAGCAGAGACACGTCCCTGTCCACCCCCTAACACTTAAAAAAATGGGGGGAGGGGGCTCTTCCAGGGCTCGGAGTAGAATTATTCTCAAGCACGCGATCTGAAGCCCATTTTGTTCGTGCTCACTGGTCCAGAATAACTTGGCCATAATGGCCGGGAATGGGCCAGGTCTGCAGCAAGCTTCCTGCACCCTGGCAGCATCCAGCAGGCATGTGGGAAAAGAATGGTTTAAATGGGGACATCTGTTCAGTGTTGCTCATCTCGCTCCTGCAGCCAGGTCGGGTTAAGAGAATAACCTGTTCACCACCTTGCCTCCCTCCCGCTGCTCGTCTGCCCCCACTCCCCCGAAGTTAATAAGGCTgctgggggggtggggagggagggagcgaaGGGGTGACCTAATTGCTCTGCCATATAGGCAAATAACGACAGGGAAAGGTGGCAGCTACATTGTAAGAGGAACAGTAAATATATCAATATTAGGGTCTCTCAAGTCAAATCGCAGGAGCTCTGCATTCAGGAGACGGCTGTGGCGCACATTGAGTGCTTGAGCGGACGAGGGCaaaaccttcctggcacagtgCTTCGTCTTTCCCGGAAGACCAGGGGTTCTTCCACTCCACAAACAGCAGCaagtaaaaatgtttaattttttttttttttttttttttccagattgaCACTTCTGTGCAGTTGGGATAACAAAGAAATACATACATACTTACACACATACATACGTGgaaagctttcattttcttctgtattctCTGCAGGCTACGATTTTGGGTGTCTTAGGATTTGCATATGCGAGTGTCTATCACAGACATTTATATACACGCACATATCCGCAGGCGCTCATGtgtacatatatttatatatttgtatgtttatatataaataGCATGTATTTCGGGGCGTGACTCAGCCTCAGGCAGCCTTTTTGATGGGAACGTCCTGTCTTACACACCGATTTTCCAAACGTTTACTATATCTTGGCACTCTCTTGAAAAGCTTGTGCTATGATTTGAACACGTGCGGTTAAACCATCGGACCCAGAGCAGCTCCTAGATTATTTGTAATTAAGCACAATTCCCAAAGTAACATTTATCTTCCCGAAACTGCGATTGCAATTGTCAACCGTCTGGAGGAGACGCGGGGTAATCTGGAAGCATTAGCTCCTCTCCTAACGGAgcagaatgaaaagaaatcaataCCGCTGAGGAGAAGAATTTAGTACTTTTTAACTGTAAGTGGTGCCCGGGAGAAGGTGATatataataggaaaaaaacagaaagcagcTTAAACAGATCTATTCTAGGCAGGACGGAaggagcggcggcgggggctcCGCGCTCTGCCCCGCCCGTGCCGGCGCGCTCAGCCCGGGCGCTCGCTCTCCCCGCCGGCGCCTCCCGGTACTTACATGACCGCCCAGGAGCCGATGCGTGCACAGCGAGAGCGTACCGGGAGAGCGGGGGATGGGGGTGGCGTGGggggggagagggcagggaaaaaaacggggagaagaaggaggagatgaAGGTCTGATCTAGGCGCACACCAGCGATGTAAACAGAGTAGAGTGGGTGTGAAGAcgcctcttcctttccctccccaggcGTGCACACACCAGCATGTGCACGGTGTCTTCCCGGGCTAATTTAATTACAGGGACGTTTCGGAGACGCAGCTAgctgcgcttttttttttttttttttccccagagatccagacaaacaaacaatcaaacaaacaaacaaataaacaaacgACGAAAGACACCGAAGTGAACCTGCGGCAGACAGGTCGGCGTGTGCCCTCTCCATCTCCAAAGTGTCTCAGAGAGAAGCCCGGGCTCTGCCGGCTCCCCGCCGGTTGCGCGGCGGAGCAGTCAGGCCGCTCAAGGCTCGGGAACGCGTGGCGGGCAGCGGGACGGGGACCCCGGCAGGCTTGGCGGGTACCTGGGACACGTTTACATggacagaataataaaaaaaccccgcCTAGCAATAGGTGAAGGCACCGGCACACACGCACTGTCCGCTCCCGCCGCGGTGCACACGGTGCCCGACGGGGAGCCCCGGTCTCAACGAAAGTGCCCGGTGAGGCAGCGAGAGAAACGTCCCAGGTAAagcacagcagtgcagaggTGCAGACAGAAGTTAAAGAAAGACATTAACCACCCTCTTTGTTCAGTGACCGCCGGGCACAGCACGGTCCTTTCTGACTGGTGACCGTTTTGTCTCGTTTACGTCCCATTCCCCTTTCTCCGCTCCCCGAACTAGCCGAGCCCTCGTGCGCTTGGAGAGTTGCTCGTCACCCCTCGTAAATCTTCCAGGTCACAGATTACGGGTGAAGGTGTCGGGTGAACGGGACACCTCCTGGCACCCACCTACCCAGGGGCAGCAGTTACGGGGCGGTGGGGCAAACACGGGGGCAATGCAGCCTTTTCCAGAGCACGGAGACCAGGGAGGGCGAGGACAGGGCCCCCGCCTAGATGCTTTCCCCCGTGACCACGGGAGCGGAGCTAGGAGCCGCTGGACGCTGGGGAGCGAGGCTTCCTCCTCGCTGGACGCTTGAAAGACGGCGGAGCGGAGCCGCACTGCCAGGAAGGCGACAGGAGAGTCTGGCTCCCACCCCTGTGCCCCTAAATTGGCGCAAGGGTGGCGTGAAACGCGTTCCCTCGCTAACACGGACATCCAGCACACGGCGTGGTCAGCCTGCAGTTTAATCTTTCCAGCTACGCCTTTTCAAATAGCACAGACCTCTGTTTCCTCTAAGAGAAATCCCCCTCTACACCCCGGTAGCGCTGTCTGTAAACAGGCGAGGACCTCTGGTACAAGGGTCTATCCATCTCTGTCCGCTGGCCGGTCGCAGCGCGGAGAACCGGGGTTTGCTCCAAGAAAATCCACCCCCCTTCCCGAAAGGTTAGCGACAGCTATCGTTGTGGCTATAGTTCCGAGATTGCTAATCTACATTGTAGACTCAAGATGTTAGGTAGACTTGAGCAAGTTGCTCCCAGGATGTAAATTAGGTCCCAAAAGCTGTTGTCCAAATcgaagaaacagagaaattaatctGGGAGGCTATCCATCATAGGCTGTAATAAAGGGAGCGACATGGATGAGACAGATGATATGATTAAGGAGCTGTGGTcgttttaattaactttttgcTGTCCTGTAATGATCAAACTGGTCAACAGACCCGGTCAATAAGCATGTTAAtatcaaacaaataaaaccagggaTGATTAAAAACCTCCTGGTTTATTAAAtttgaaattcaaatgaaatttaTGCTGCAGATGCATACAGAATGCTAATAGATTTTAGCTTTATTGAGAGTGGATCCCACAGGTTTTCAAGAAACGGTGCGAACATTTATCTCCTCTCGTACATTAAACTTCAagtgggagggggaaaaagttttaattaatttctggaaaatctctctgctggcttccccccacccccccgcaTCTTTATGCTGATGTACTGCACCCTTAAGTGCAGTGGTCAATAAGgcaaatgcaaacaaaattgTAAGCTTGTTTAAATCCTTTGCCCAGCAGGCAATGTATACAAAGGAGGAAGGTTACAGATGTTTCCGTGTCGAATTCAGAAAATATCAGCTCACCGCTCTCAAAGTTCAGaaggtgctgcttttccagtttCGTGGAAATTATCAGAGTAGCAGGAGGATGCCCACTGGCAGGagttctgtgatttctgttcggatgtatttgcctttttttttttttttccccatctcagTTGAGTTCCCTCGTAAAGACTCCCACGACTATTTTTACAATGAGTTTTTCATAATTTCCCACACGgtgcttttaaaggaaaagcgCACTGAAAATTAAGGATTTTCGACCCCAAATCAAAATAATCAGGGCAAGCATCTGAACAAACACGAGAAGATCAAAAAAGGACACGTTTCCTCTGGGCAGACAAGTGCAGACAAAATACGGATGCGAATGGAAGACCCACCCGGTGAGGCTGTCCTAAAAAGAGATATATCACAAAAGGCTTCTACTTTCCCGGTGTATGGCAAAGTCTCTCAGACTTTCTGGGGTTGAAAGGAATGCGTGTCGATCTTTTTACCTAACCTGGCACACCACAAAATGCGATTTTGTGTTCCTCTGAAATGTAATGCTCACAATGCTTGTTTTGCTCTTATGCTTTCTGATCTATGTCTTAATACTTCCTCCCCAACTCCAGCAGATAAAGAAAGTGGAGATAAAAAGTTAATAAGCATTCATACAAGGGAAATGTTCTTCCCTTCTTTGAGGGTGATAGTATTGATTAAATTAAACACGAAATTTAAACAAGTGTGCTTTAGGTCTGTAAAATGAATATCATTATAGAAGAGGACCAAAGCAATGAAgttaattcttttttatttgttaaacggagttccctccttcccccaccccttcctccttctggGCTGGCCTGTCACGCCTTCTCAACAGGCTAAAATCATTCAGAGCAGCTCGCAGAGAGAAACGCGACATTTATGGTAAGCGTCagctttcagagaaagaaagcagttCATTAATTTACTTCACTCTTACTTCAAAGTATGATAATGTACATTACCCCCTTGATCAATAGATATGATGTACAGTCAATATCGCCACGACACGGAAACGGGTCAAAACCGAAGCcgagagaaagaggaaaaacatcCCCTGGGACGCTAAGCAAAGCTATGGAAAACCCGCGGGGGTGAGAGCACCTGGGCGAGCAGGGCCGGGCCGAGCGGGGTCCCCCAGGGACAGGGGGAGCGGGCTTTGCCCTTCCCCGTAGCCGCCCAGGGCTGGGCGAGGAGCCGAGGAGAGCAAAGCGCTCACCTTCGAGGGGGACCAGGCGGCAGCAAGCCagcccctgcctctgcctgtgcctgtgccgcCCGGGTGGACTCCGCCTGTGCAACCCCGCCGCCAAGAATCACGCCTGGAAGCGCGGTCGGCGAGGGCGAGAAGGCAGGGAGCGACAGGCAGCAGTGGCCTGAAGTGTTTTTTCCCTCCCGCCGGGACAACGGGAAAAGAGGAGCTGACCAGAAGAGATCGGAacggggggaaaggggggggggggggggggggcgggcaATGGAGAAACGGGATGCTACCGCTCTTGCCAGTCCGTGCCGATAATCATACTGAGATGATGACGATGGTGATaatataaaaattcaaatataaacccctccggggaaaaaaaaaaaaaaaaaaaaaaaaaaaccaaaaaacaaaccaaccaaccaaccaaaaaaaaaaacaaaacccaccaactGTTGTCAAATTACGcatgggggggggaggggggggagaaGCGGGGAAGGCGTGATGGAGAGGGGCGGCCGGGACAAAGTAGCCCGAGCCGGGGTGAGCGGGCCCTGCGGACCGGCACCGCAGCTCGCCGACGTGAGTGCGTGAGGTCATCAGCGCCGGCGGGGCTCGACGGCCGGGCTCGACGGCGCTGGTGACTTCACGCAGTCACGTCGGCGAGCGAGGCGGCGGTGGCGGGGATTGGCTGGCGGTGGCTCAGCGGCACTTCAAAGCCGGCGAGGGAGCTACAATTGTGGTGGAATGGGCGGAACTGATCATTGTATTGCACACCTCTAAAAAAAACACTGCCTCTGATTTATCAATATAAAAAAGATCCTCTGAGAGGAGGGCACTTTTGTGTGATGGCAACTTCACTTCTAGGGGTGAgtctaaggatttttttctcttgctggtttaattggtttctttttattgtCGATTGGAGGGGGTTAAAATAACCCCTGTCTTGACCGGGGCTATCAGTCTCCTCtattcagacttttttttttttttttctttcctctttttttttttttctttttttttttttttcttttttctttctttttttttttttttttttttcttaagtacaAGTGAatttaggagaaaagaaagagtgagagggggaaaagggggcagAGTCACTTTTCAGTGAGCAAGAAAAGGTTTTAAGGGCATTTGTAGAAACAACCTACAGCgcctgggctgtgctgttccTGTGCCCCCGAAGAAGTGGCTTTTCTTCTTTACATGTGActgctggaagaaaacaaaaaacaacaaacaaacaaacaaacaaacaaatcccaaacccagcaCTATccgttgtttttgtttgctgtttgtttttttttttttaattttttaaaatttttgtgtgtgtgtgtgtgcgcgcaattttttaaaaaaattgcaacagattgtggctttttatttccctttaaaataaCACAACCCACCGTGTCTAGCAGGTACGTTCAACTCGTGTATGCATACATATTTACATATGTtaaatttatatatgtatttcatTATCGTTGCTACGTAAATTTGGCTGATTTAAAGGaggcttaaaaaagaaaaaaaaaaagtagtaatttGATAGTCCTGTGATTCTATATTTAAGAAAACAGCCTTACTGGCCTGAGGGACGGGGTCTGGCCACGTCCCGGGGAAAGGAATCAGGCTGAAACGTAGCTGCCGCCGTGCCGGGGGCATCTTTAAAGCTACGGTAACAGACgcaacttttttccccctctctttttttctcccccttttttaaCCCTTCCTGAGCTCCTTCGGGGGAGGGGAGTTGGATGGTGAAAAAAAAGCTCCGGGAAGCGTTTGGAGGCAGAACGCGCGGTGCCGGCCCCAGCGAAGGGATCCTCCCGCGGGAGTCGAGAAACTTTgcgcccggggccgggcggagcagagcggagcggggccgggcggcggagCGGTGCCGGGCGCGGAacgcggggcgcggggcggcggcgcggggccgctcCATCCCTGACGCCGGCGGGACGGCCCTTCTCCCCTCTGTGCCCGCAGGAGGAACCGCGGGTAGGCTCTACGCCGCTGGCCATGCTCGCCGCGACCTGCAACAAGAtcggcagccccagcccctcgcCGTCCGCCCTTTCGGACAGCACGTCCTCCTTCGGCAAAGGCTTCCACCCCTGGAAAcgctcctcctcctcggccTCGGCGGGCAGCTGCGGCGCCGTGGGCTCCGGCCTCCCGGGCTTCGGCGTGGCGGGCGCGGCGCGGAACGGCtcctcggcggcggcggcggcggcggcggctgcggcggcCGCCCTGGTCTCGGACTCGTTCAGCTGCGGAGGCTCGCCGGGCTCCAGCGCCTTCTCCCTCACCTCCAGCAGCGCAGCGGCGGCCAGCTCGCCCTTCGCCAACGACTACTCCGTCTTCCAGGCGCCGGGCAccgccggcggcggcggcggcggcggaggcggaggcggcggggccgcgggacAAGAGACGGCGGCGCACCAGCCCGTCTTCATCTCCAAAGTGCACACGTCggtggaggggctgcagggcatCTATCCGCGGGTGGGCATGGCGCACCCCTACGAGTCCTGGTTCAAACCCTCGCACCCGGGGCTCGGCGCCGGCGAGGTAGGCTCGGCGGGCGCCTCCAGCTGGTGGGACGTGGGCGCCGGCTGGATCGACGTGCAGAGCCCCAACggcgcggccgcgctgcccggcTCCCTGCACCCGGCGGCCGGCGGACTCCAGACTTCGCTCCACTCGCCGCTGGGCGGCTACAACTCGGATTACTCGGGCCTGGGCCACTCGGCCTTCAGCAGCGGCGCCTCCTCGCACCTCCTCAGCCCCGCCGGGCAGCATCTCATGGACGGATTTAAGCCGGTGCTGCCCGGCTCCTACCCGGACTCGGCCCCCTCGCCGCTGGCCGGCGCGGGGGGCTCCATGCtgggcggcggccccgccgcgccgctgGCCGCTTCGCCGCGCTCCTCCGCCCGTCGCTACTCGGGGCGCGCCACCTGCGACTGCCCCAACTGCCAGGAGGCCGAGCGGCTGGGGCCGGCGGGGGCCAGCCTGCGCCGAAAGGGGCTGCACAGCTGCCACATCCCCGGCTGCGGCAAGGTCTACGGCAAAACCTCGCACCTGAAGGCGCACCTGCGCTGGCACACGGGCGAGCGGCCCTTCGTCTGCAACTGGCTCTTCTGCGGCAAGCGCTTCACCCGCTCCGACGAGCTGCAGCGGCACCTGCGGACCCACACGGGCGAGAAGCGCTTCGCCTGCCCCGTCTGCAACAAGCGTTTCATGCGCAGCGACCACCTCAGCAAGCACGTTAAGACCCACAGCGGGCCCGGAGGCGCCGGGGGCCCCGGAgtcggcggccccggcggcggccccggcccagGCGGCAAGAAGGGCAGCGACACCGACAGCGAGCACAGCGCGGCCGGCAGTCCGCCCTGCCACTCCCCGGAGCTGCTGCCGCCCCCCGAGCCCGGCCACCGCAAcggcctggagtgacaggcgGAGGCGCGGGGCCGTCGCGTCCCCCGGTCCCGCCGCCCTCCTGGTCGCGCAGCGCCCCGAGCGCGCAGCCCCGCGGCGGGGACCCGGACACGTAAGTAGCTGCCACGGCTCCGCAAGAACAGCGCTcggccccgcggccgctccgctGCCCTCCCGAAGCCCCGCACGGAGCTGGCGGTGCGGCCGGGCCGCGCAGCCCCCGCGACGGGGGCAGGGGAGCGGCTCTGCAAGGGCGGAGAGCCGCGACCCCCCGtgggggcggccccgccgcttCCTTTCCCCCTCGCCTCGAGACCCCCCGCCTCGTGTTGCTTTTAGAGAGGGAAAAACACCCGCGTCCCCTCTCGCTTTGCTGCTGGAAAGCGGCCCGTACTCCCTCCCTCCGCCGCTGGCGCCGGTACAGCCGCCGtgccccggcggggcgggcgggccggggctgccccgcggCGGGGCTCCGACGGCAGCGAGCGCCGCCAGCCGCGCCCCGTGCCCCGCACAGCGCCGAGCTGACACTCGGACGTGCCCTCATCCCGGTACCTGCTCAGAGCCCGTCTGCTCCCCGGGACAGGAGCGGCAGTGCGCTTATTTCCCCTCCCCCCATCTCCccccaatttttttccccccaattttAACAAATCGTTTACCTCTTTCGAGTCCAAATTTCACTGCGTTTGCCAGCACATTTGTACAATTCTCGTTTGAGCAGGAATCACGAAATACGTTGAAAATAATTAGGTTGAAAGTCgtgcatatattttttttagctTCAGACAGATGAAGAAACACCGTGGGTTTCAAGCGAAGATGTATTTCCAATGCCAAAAAAGCGAGGCCAGGGGGgaataggaaaattaaatatttgtataatGCGTCTGAACCTATAGGTTTTTACCACTGGGGAATCGTTCTAGATTAgctaacaattaaaaaaaaaaaaacactccaCCAGTGTATCGGTGTGAGGTGCAGTTGTCCAGGAGACGATTTTGTATagtatttttcttgtaaatttCTTCcagtaaatatttgaaaatatattgaaGTACACttgagctttttcttttaatttttatttcttctcctgtcACGAGACAACATTCTTGCTGCAGTTCTAgctcactgcattttttttttttttctggactccTTTCTTGAAGTGTGCATCAAATCACACTTCAGGATGTTGGTTTTGCTTGAGTATTAATTTAGCTAGGCATACAACTGTAATTAAGCAAACAATATTTGATAAATGTTGAATGACATTTAATTTAATGGAGCATGTacttatttgcattttctggCAGTTCAGGTATAGTTACGGTGAGAGTTCTCCTATATTTCATAAAGTGGGTTTGCCACGACCCATGTATTAAATAAACTGTCCAAGTGAAACTGAACTAATGTTG
This window harbors:
- the SP8 gene encoding transcription factor Sp8, producing the protein MATSLLGEEPRVGSTPLAMLAATCNKIGSPSPSPSALSDSTSSFGKGFHPWKRSSSSASAGSCGAVGSGLPGFGVAGAARNGSSAAAAAAAAAAAALVSDSFSCGGSPGSSAFSLTSSSAAAASSPFANDYSVFQAPGTAGGGGGGGGGGGGAAGQETAAHQPVFISKVHTSVEGLQGIYPRVGMAHPYESWFKPSHPGLGAGEVGSAGASSWWDVGAGWIDVQSPNGAAALPGSLHPAAGGLQTSLHSPLGGYNSDYSGLGHSAFSSGASSHLLSPAGQHLMDGFKPVLPGSYPDSAPSPLAGAGGSMLGGGPAAPLAASPRSSARRYSGRATCDCPNCQEAERLGPAGASLRRKGLHSCHIPGCGKVYGKTSHLKAHLRWHTGERPFVCNWLFCGKRFTRSDELQRHLRTHTGEKRFACPVCNKRFMRSDHLSKHVKTHSGPGGAGGPGVGGPGGGPGPGGKKGSDTDSEHSAAGSPPCHSPELLPPPEPGHRNGLE